CCCGACTACGACGGCGCCACGTTGATCACGAGAGCCCGCGTCACGGGCGGGACCGTCACCGCCAACTGCGGCTGGACCTTCACGCCGAGCAACGACCCGAGGCGGTTCCAGACGTGCGAGACCTGTGAGCGCATGTTCACGATGGCCACCGGCGGTGCGACCGGAGGGTGGATCGACGCTTGACCTCGACTACCCCCGAGCCCGGACTAGCGATGACCGGGACCTGGTGGATTCACGACCGACTTGTGGTGGGAGCAGCACCAACCAATCTCGTTGGGCTGTTCGCCTTCACCGACCGCCCGGACCATGCGCTGCGGGTGATTCAGAAGCGCGCCACGGCGGTGGTGCCGTCCTTCGAGGTGGCCGAGGTCGTCCTACGGCTCGCGGGGTGGGCCGAGGACGACATCACCTGGCAGATCGCGTCCAGCAAGGGTGACTTGCCGGTCTCGGACGACCCGGACGACTGGTTCCCTGCCCCGCCAGCCGACCTGAGGGTGGTCCCCTGACCGGCACCTTCGGCTCGCTGCGGGCGACTGGCGTCGAGACGGTCCTGATCGACGATGTCAGGCGCTTTCGCGACGACAGACCCTGCCTGACTGCCAGGTCGTCCGCTGCTGGTGTCGACCTTCTGGAAGAACTCCGTGAGGTGCGCGTGGAGCACCTCTGGCTCGATCACGACCTCGGCGCCGAGGACACCATCTGGCCGGTGATCCGGTTGCTTGAGGACGCGGCCCTTGCTGGTGACCCGTTGACGATTGGCCTCGTCCACGTGCACGCCTGTCGCAGTGGCCCTGCGCATCACATGGCCGTGTCCCTCCGCCGGGTCGGATACTTGGTCGAGCACTGCACGGCCCCACGGACGTTCACGTGGTGACTTAGTTAGGGGTACCTAAGTAAGGTCTGGCTAAGTACACCTTCACTCCCCAACATCTTGGGGCTGGGAAGGCAGGTTCTTGGGTGGAGGCGATCAACCGATGTCAGAGGAGGATGCCCTCTCGTGGTGCCGACGACGATCAGCGACAACGACATGGGGCAGCGACCGGCGGGGACGCTGCGTCCTGCGACTCCAGGTCCCTAGCGGCTCTCTCGGCAACCGGATAGTCGTCGTGGCAGCCAGCACGGCGACGGCCACGGACGTGCTGGCCCGAGCGGTCTCGGAGGTCACCTCTGCGGAGGAGGCAGAGTCACGCAGGTTGCACATGCGGCTCGCCTAGCCCAGGCCCACGGCTGTTCGGACCCCTCGTCTTCCTGTGGGCTCTAGGTGGACGGACACGACCTCGACGTCACCCACCTCCAGGTCGGGCTCAAACGGGCTGAGGTGGACCGGTGGGGTCGACGAGGGAGACCAGGGGACGACTCCGTTCACCCTGTCCGCCATGGCTTGCAGACGCTGAGCGGTCATCTCGGCCTTGGGCACCGGGGACTCGGCGGCGGTGGAAGCCGACGTCCTCGCCCAGGCGGTAGACCCGGCGAGAAACGATGGGGTTGATTCCAGCGTGAGCGACCGGACGCGTGCGACCCAGACCTGGTCGGCGGACACCTCGGCAGCAGCGTCCAGCAGCGCGTCGCGGTGGCCCAGGAACCAGTCGACGGAGCCCTCATCCGGTCGGGCTGCCATGGACTCCAGGTATCGGCGGCTCAGCGCCGCGTTGTATCCAGAGTCACCAAGGTCTCGTCGGGGACGTCTCTCCCCCGCACCGAGCAGGACGTCTCGTCCTCCTTCCATCGAGTCAAGGCGCCTGGCCAGGAGCGGTCGGACGTCGAAGGTGTGGGTGTTTCCGTTGCTGCGCACGAGGTTGCCTCGGAGCCTGCCCAGGAGGCGGCGTCCGGTCCTGAGGTCTCGGCCCACAAGGTCCGCCAGGTACTGCGACGTGACTTGCCGTGGGGCGACCCCGGCGGTCACCAGGAGCATGCACGTGGCCCGCCAGGCAAGCCGTCCCATGTTCTTGTCCATCCAGATCACCGAGGCAGGGTTCACCAGGGCAGCCAGGTCCTCACGGGCGCAGCCCTCCGCTGGCTGCTGGCCTTCAAGGTTGGCGGACAGAGTTCCCACACAGGCTGTGGTCGGCTTATCTCCACTACAAGACCTCGGAGTTGACTCGACAACCCTCTCAGGGGTTGAAGTACTACTAGAGGGCTCGCAGCCTGTGTGGGAAGAGTGTCCGCTCATCCAGGAGTAGGTGCCTGCCTCGGCTACCTGACCGCGCCGCTTGTGAAGGACCTTTCGCGGCCTGCCCGCGATGTACAGCAGGCCGTGGTCGGCCTGGGCTCGACCGATCAACGTCTGGCCGTTGCGGTCCTTGGTGGAGTAGACGGTCTTGAGGTCAAGTCCGCTGGCCCGGCAGATGTCTCGCTGCTGAACGAAGGCTCCCTCCGACTCCGGGTGCCGCGCACGCTCTTCAACGAGGAATGCGTCCACACCGACAAGGAGAGCCACCATCTCGTTCGACACAGACGTGTCCAGGAGCAACGGGAGCACTCGTGACGGGAAGAGGCTGCATGCGTCTTGCGCGCTCCAGACGGTGGGCGTCGACCGGCTGTCCAAAGTCGAGCACCTCTCGGCGGGGGGACCTCGGTGAGCAAAGCCGATTGCCAGAGGTCCGTCATCAGTTCCGTGGATGGCGCCAACCTTCCGGCTGGACTGTCCATCTCTACGACTCTGGACAGGAGTTGGCAAACGGTCGACCGGCAACAGCATCAAGATCCTGGGGACTAGTCGACCCGAGAACGGCCATTTCCCCAAGATCTTGATGTGCGTGACCGAACCGTTACGTCCGCTCGCTTCGACCAGCAGATGTGAGGACGCCTGCCGAGGTCAGTCGTCTATCACTTCGGCCACCACGTGCTGCTTCGTCGGGACATCTCGTAGACGCGCTCGATCATCTCCGGCGTCATGCGCTCGGGGGCGCGCTTGAACGTGCTGGGGATGTCCATGCGGTCCAGCACGAGAACGTCGGGCGGCATCTGCTTGATGGTGACCTGGGGGATCACGGTGCCCGTGAGAAAGACAAGCACCGGCTTCACGGGCACCTCGACGCCCAGGTGGGCGAGCAGCGCCTTCCTGACCCGCTCGGCCTCCCTACGGGACTTGAGGAGGTAGTCGGTCTTCTGGCCGTTGACGAGGATGGTTCGCTCGCCGACCCACACGGTGCCGCCGGGGTGCCGCTTGGTGTTGACCGGGTAGACGCCGCCCTTGGCGATGACGAGGTGATCGATGTCCGGCGCGTGGTTGCCCGGACGCAGCGGAATGGAGTGGATGACCCGTGCCCCGTGCTTGGTCAGCCGGTCGAGTCGAGTACCCACCGCCTCCTCGCCATCAGCGCCGACGCGGAACGCCCGCTCGTCGGTGTAAACATCGAACGCCCGCTTGAGGAAGGTGCCGACCTTGGACTGCCCCTTCATCTCGGCCAGAAGAGACTCAGCCTCTGCCCGGACGCCTTGGCCGGGCTTGTTGAGGGCCAGGTCGGTCCAGCCCACTTCCACCGCGTAGTCGGAATCGGGAACAGCCCCCTGGGGGCTCGTGAGGGCGCCTACGGCCTCGGCGGAGGACGGAGCAGCCGTAGTCATCCCCTGGTCCGCCTGGTGGGCTCGGACGGCCTCGTGGAACTGCGCAGTCAGGTCGGCACGTTCAACCGTGCTCTCGCCGGTCAGCAAGTCGAGCCAACCGACCGTCTCGCCTGCTGTGGTCTTCACGTAGAGCCGGTCGTGGCCGAACCGGGTCCAGCGCGTCGCCGTCAGCATCTTGTGTTCGTCGGCGGGCGACGGTCACGGCCCGAGAGGTGCGCACGGTGGGGGGTCGCTCTGCTCACCTCAGATGAGCGTTCCGGTGAGTCGCAGAACCGATACGACTGCATCGGCGCAGGCGTCAAGCAGCGCGACGTTCCTCGGCTGCGCGGACAGGTT
The DNA window shown above is from Mycobacteriales bacterium and carries:
- a CDS encoding nuclease-related domain-containing protein; amino-acid sequence: MLTATRWTRFGHDRLYVKTTAGETVGWLDLLTGESTVERADLTAQFHEAVRAHQADQGMTTAAPSSAEAVGALTSPQGAVPDSDYAVEVGWTDLALNKPGQGVRAEAESLLAEMKGQSKVGTFLKRAFDVYTDERAFRVGADGEEAVGTRLDRLTKHGARVIHSIPLRPGNHAPDIDHLVIAKGGVYPVNTKRHPGGTVWVGERTILVNGQKTDYLLKSRREAERVRKALLAHLGVEVPVKPVLVFLTGTVIPQVTIKQMPPDVLVLDRMDIPSTFKRAPERMTPEMIERVYEMSRRSSTWWPK